From the genome of Miscanthus floridulus cultivar M001 chromosome 10, ASM1932011v1, whole genome shotgun sequence, one region includes:
- the LOC136488785 gene encoding uncharacterized protein codes for MARWCGSSTSAERVGELGNSGAAAAAAGQEAGRQAKWSGGVGLRARARTALKAGRGWSEQAPPLAAGVRAPRGGRAGGEGGLRAGAAAVWAWAGEAQLARAKRAAGGDAGQAGFGHGPGS; via the coding sequence atggcgcggtggtgcgggagctcgacgtCGGCGGAGCGCGTCGGCGAGCTCGGCAACTCGggcgcggctgctgctgctgcggggcAAGAGGCAGGGAGGCAGGCGAAGTGGAGTGGCGGAGTGGGGTTGCGTGCGCGTGCTCGGACCGCTTTGAAGGCGGGGCGCGGCTGGTCGGAGCAGGCACCGCCCCTCGCCGCCGGTGTACGGGCGCCGCGTGGCGGCCGGGCAGGCGGGGAAGGCGGGCTGCGCGCGGGAGCGGCCGCGgtgtgggcctgggccggcgaagCGCAGCTGGCCAGGGCGAAACGCGCGGCAGGCGGGGACgcgggccaggccggcttcggccatGGGCCTGGAAGCTGA